In Candidatus Binatia bacterium, one genomic interval encodes:
- a CDS encoding DUF4160 domain-containing protein yields MPAISIFFGIVIKMFYNEHEPVHFHAEYQGQRGKFDLTGRMVLGNIGSKTALRLIRQWAKEHEAEIRANWQRMKAGKPLEMIEPLR; encoded by the coding sequence ATGCCGGCAATCTCGATATTCTTCGGAATCGTAATCAAGATGTTCTACAACGAGCACGAGCCGGTGCACTTTCACGCTGAGTACCAGGGCCAGCGAGGCAAGTTCGACCTCACCGGTCGGATGGTGCTCGGCAACATCGGTTCCAAGACGGCGTTGCGCCTGATCAGGCAGTGGGCGAAGGAGCATGAGGCAGAGATCCGCGCTAACTGGCAGCGCATGAAGGCTGGCAAGCCGCTCGAAATGATTGAGCCGTTGCGGTAG
- a CDS encoding DUF2442 domain-containing protein encodes MNRIPCVIKAEYRGGHRIHVTFDDNSEKTIDFRRWLKGPVFEPLKDVKYFRRFFLDGWTIAWPNGADIAPEALCECVEVSPERGAT; translated from the coding sequence ATGAACAGGATCCCGTGTGTGATCAAGGCCGAATATCGAGGTGGCCACCGGATTCATGTGACCTTCGATGACAATTCCGAGAAGACCATCGACTTTCGGCGGTGGCTGAAGGGGCCAGTCTTTGAGCCACTGAAAGACGTGAAGTATTTCCGGCGCTTCTTTCTTGACGGCTGGACGATAGCTTGGCCGAACGGGGCGGACATCGCACCCGAGGCATTGTGCGAGTGCGTCGAGGTAAGCCCTGAACGTGGAGCGACCTAA
- a CDS encoding type II toxin-antitoxin system RelE/ParE family toxin, with product MNKRLRVEDAARHELRAAVAWYEEKRPGLGGGFFAEIQHTLELIERHPGLGAPVPHVPAERGTCRLPLRRFPYAIVYREQDTEIQVVAFAHHSRKPGYWRSR from the coding sequence GTGAACAAGCGCCTCCGTGTCGAGGACGCCGCCCGACACGAACTCCGTGCGGCCGTGGCGTGGTACGAAGAGAAGCGCCCCGGACTTGGCGGAGGGTTCTTCGCCGAGATTCAGCACACGTTGGAGTTGATCGAGCGCCATCCAGGTCTTGGCGCACCCGTTCCACATGTGCCCGCCGAACGCGGCACATGCCGCTTGCCACTGCGTCGGTTTCCGTACGCCATCGTGTACCGCGAGCAAGACACCGAGATTCAGGTTGTGGCTTTCGCTCACCACAGCCGCAAACCTGGATACTGGCGTTCTCGCTGA
- a CDS encoding addiction module protein — protein MTTPADRILQDALGLSEQERAEIAARLIESLDIARDGDAAEIEEAWATEIERRCAALDAGTTGRTDWEDVRRQIEAEILRK, from the coding sequence GTGACGACCCCTGCAGACAGAATCTTACAGGACGCACTGGGGCTCTCAGAGCAGGAACGGGCGGAGATCGCCGCCCGGTTGATCGAGAGCCTGGACATAGCCCGCGATGGCGACGCGGCTGAAATCGAGGAGGCGTGGGCCACCGAGATCGAGCGCCGGTGTGCGGCGCTGGATGCTGGCACCACCGGCAGGACGGACTGGGAAGACGTGCGCCGCCAGATCGAAGCTGAGATCCTGCGCAAGTGA
- a CDS encoding tetratricopeptide repeat protein, producing MSPESGLLDDRRIVAAAVVLLAAAVYANALANGLVWDDPIVLTRQLLAFRSIGDLIFLPRDIPQFSPDYYRPLTILSYLIDRAIAGTSPLMFHLSVVVYHVITTYLVFRFGLVLFGGRSMGTRMAGLGAAFFAVHPIHSESVAWGAGRSDVLACGFALAAALAYFSEHHTVMRRATAASALVLMAALAKETAVVFFVLLPLTDVLFGRNAASPVPAIPRAERRRQGGAVTASRRTPVLHYLPFAAALMLYVLARESVLGSVLGPAGGLSIDVVPKIIGAIGHYTIKLVLPVRQSAYISDVPTSAAALLAIATMLAAAAWGGLVAWRRGEREVSFLLLWMGCTLAPSLAIVIKIPPAPVAERYLYLPSVGYCLLLAYGVVHLLSVLPSRQARRAVAVLVMVLLCAGVVATVRRNAVWRSNLTLWEDTAAKNLTDGLPMRSLATAYQQLGDTARAGEYFRLALQRRNDALGLFTINNNLGSLAMMEKKLDEAERYYRAALGSNPQAADALFNLGLIGLTRARNEDGTHDASWRHDQAVQARQLFQQAQQLSPLDPDIPVGLGQALSVLGDSAGARIQFQRALQLSLPPETDAAVRKLLGELP from the coding sequence ATGTCGCCCGAGAGCGGCCTCCTGGATGACCGGCGCATCGTCGCTGCGGCAGTCGTCTTGCTGGCCGCCGCGGTCTATGCGAACGCCCTCGCCAACGGTTTGGTCTGGGATGACCCGATTGTACTGACGCGGCAGCTGCTCGCCTTTCGGAGCATTGGCGATCTGATCTTTCTGCCGCGCGATATTCCGCAGTTCAGTCCTGACTACTACCGCCCGCTGACGATCCTTTCCTACCTGATCGATCGGGCCATCGCCGGAACCAGTCCGTTGATGTTTCACCTGTCGGTCGTCGTCTACCACGTCATCACCACGTATCTGGTGTTTCGATTCGGCTTGGTGTTGTTCGGTGGGCGCTCGATGGGCACGCGCATGGCGGGTTTGGGCGCGGCGTTCTTCGCGGTCCACCCCATCCACTCGGAATCGGTGGCGTGGGGTGCTGGACGTTCGGACGTCTTAGCCTGCGGTTTTGCGCTGGCGGCCGCGCTGGCGTACTTCTCCGAACATCACACAGTCATGCGGCGCGCAACGGCGGCATCAGCGCTGGTGCTCATGGCGGCACTGGCCAAGGAAACCGCGGTTGTGTTCTTTGTGCTTCTGCCGCTGACTGATGTTCTCTTCGGCCGAAACGCTGCGTCCCCAGTGCCGGCGATTCCCCGGGCTGAGCGCCGGCGGCAAGGGGGCGCGGTGACCGCATCGCGTCGCACACCGGTGCTTCACTACCTGCCCTTTGCGGCGGCGCTTATGCTCTACGTCCTGGCGCGGGAAAGCGTGTTGGGGAGTGTATTGGGCCCAGCAGGCGGGTTGAGTATCGATGTGGTACCGAAGATCATCGGAGCAATCGGACATTACACGATAAAGCTGGTGTTGCCCGTCAGGCAGAGTGCGTACATCTCCGACGTGCCGACCAGTGCAGCGGCTCTCCTGGCTATTGCCACGATGCTGGCGGCTGCGGCGTGGGGCGGTCTGGTGGCGTGGCGTCGGGGCGAACGGGAGGTGAGCTTTCTCCTGTTGTGGATGGGATGCACCCTGGCGCCGTCGCTGGCTATCGTGATCAAGATCCCGCCTGCGCCTGTGGCCGAGCGCTATCTCTACCTGCCGTCGGTGGGTTACTGTCTGCTCCTCGCCTACGGCGTCGTGCATTTGCTGTCGGTGCTCCCGTCGCGCCAAGCGCGCCGCGCAGTGGCGGTGCTGGTGATGGTCCTGTTGTGTGCCGGTGTGGTGGCCACCGTGCGTCGCAACGCCGTGTGGCGTAGCAATTTGACGCTCTGGGAAGACACCGCCGCCAAGAACCTCACCGACGGTCTGCCGATGCGCAGTCTAGCGACGGCGTACCAGCAGCTCGGCGATACGGCCAGGGCCGGCGAGTATTTCCGGCTGGCGCTGCAGCGCCGTAACGATGCTCTCGGGCTCTTCACCATCAACAACAACCTCGGCAGCCTGGCGATGATGGAGAAGAAGCTCGATGAAGCGGAGCGCTATTATCGGGCGGCGCTCGGCAGCAACCCGCAAGCCGCCGACGCGCTCTTCAACCTCGGTCTCATCGGGCTGACGCGCGCCAGAAACGAAGACGGAACCCACGACGCGTCCTGGAGACACGATCAGGCGGTGCAGGCCCGCCAACTGTTTCAACAAGCGCAGCAGCTCAGCCCGCTGGATCCGGACATCCCGGTCGGCCTGGGGCAGGCGCTCAGTGTGCTGGGCGATAGTGCCGGTGCGCGCATCCAGTTCCAGCGCGCCCTGCAACTGAGCCTGCCGCCAGAGACCGATGCGGCGGTGCGCAAGTTGTTGGGCGAGCTGCCGTGA